In the Actinomycetes bacterium genome, one interval contains:
- a CDS encoding recombinase family protein, with product MRTSTPSPAARGGAAGLRIGYARVSTDAQDLTAQRDALAALGVAPERIYVDHGLTGTTRARPGLREALAACRAGDELVVTKLDRLARSVPDARDIADELTARQVKLNLGGAVHDATDPVGRLLFTTLAMVAEFEADLIRTRTREGMKIAKAKGRLRGKQPKLTARQQAHLVELHRAGRHTSAELAELFGVGRATVYRAVARASAVAVTGPGRGQP from the coding sequence ATGCGCACCTCCACTCCATCCCCGGCCGCACGCGGCGGCGCGGCCGGGCTGCGGATCGGCTACGCCCGCGTCTCCACCGACGCCCAAGACCTCACCGCCCAACGCGACGCGCTGGCCGCGCTCGGGGTCGCTCCCGAGCGGATCTACGTCGACCACGGCCTGACCGGCACCACTCGGGCCCGGCCCGGGCTGCGTGAGGCGCTGGCCGCCTGCCGCGCCGGCGACGAGCTCGTGGTCACCAAGCTCGACCGGCTTGCCCGCTCGGTCCCCGACGCCCGCGACATCGCTGATGAGCTCACCGCCCGGCAGGTCAAGCTCAACCTGGGCGGTGCCGTCCACGACGCGACCGACCCGGTCGGTCGGCTGCTGTTCACCACCCTGGCGATGGTCGCCGAGTTCGAGGCCGACCTGATCCGGACCCGCACCCGCGAGGGCATGAAGATCGCCAAGGCCAAGGGCCGGCTGCGCGGCAAGCAGCCAAAGCTCACCGCCCGCCAGCAGGCCCACCTGGTGGAACTCCACCGCGCCGGCAGGCACACCTCCGCTGAGCTGGCCGAGCTGTTCGGCGTCGGCCGCGCCACCGTCT